GCTCCCGTTTCCTTCCCAAAAGACTCCGGCCCTATGTTCACAGCGTTTACGCCTTCGCGCGCATCGCGGACGATTTCGCGGACGAGCCCGGGATGGTCGACACCCTCCGTCTGGCCTTTCTGGAGAACTGGGAAAATCAACTGCTCCAGTGTGTCTGGCGAAAACCGCAGCATCCCGTCTTCATCGCGCTCAAAGAGACGATGGAGCGGTTTGATCTGCCCGTAGCCCTGTTTCAGGACCTCCTGACGGCCTTCAATATGGACGTAACCACGAAGCGCCACACCCGGTTTGAGGATCTCCTGAGGTACTGCCGCTACTCCGCCAATCCGGTTGGCCGCTTGGTCCTGCTGCTTTTCGGCTGCCGCGACCCGGAGCTTCACGCGCTTTCGGACTCGATCTGCACGGCGCTCCAACTGACCAACTTCTGGCAGGATGTGGCCATCGACGAAAAAGACCGGGTCTATCTTCCGCTGGAGGACATGGCGAAATTCGGGTATCGCGAGGAAGACTTGAGCGCGCACCGGTGCAACGAGGGCTTCCGAAATCTGATGCGGCACGAAATCGCGCGAACGCGGGAGCTGTTTCATCGGGGGCGCCCCCTTTGCGACCGCGTCGGCCGCGATCTCCGTTTCGAACTTCATCTCATATGGAA
The Nitrospiria bacterium genome window above contains:
- the hpnC gene encoding squalene synthase HpnC; amino-acid sequence: MTRPSPPPPHQLEERSWTLEEAFDYCERLATSHYENFPVGSRFLPKRLRPYVHSVYAFARIADDFADEPGMVDTLRLAFLENWENQLLQCVWRKPQHPVFIALKETMERFDLPVALFQDLLTAFNMDVTTKRHTRFEDLLRYCRYSANPVGRLVLLLFGCRDPELHALSDSICTALQLTNFWQDVAIDEKDRVYLPLEDMAKFGYREEDLSAHRCNEGFRNLMRHEIARTRELFHRGRPLCDRVGRDLRFELHLIWNGGMAILEGIERVDYNVFDRRPAIGLKDKIAVLTKAAIARYAPHGNS